From Nerophis ophidion isolate RoL-2023_Sa linkage group LG15, RoL_Noph_v1.0, whole genome shotgun sequence, one genomic window encodes:
- the chmp4c gene encoding charged multivesicular body protein 4c, with amino-acid sequence MSKISKLFKGVSGSSSSSKSKHRARGGPSPHEAIHKLRDTEDMLTKKQDYLEKRIEQEVAIAKKHGTRNKRAALQALKRKKRLEQQLTQIDGTLSTIEFQRESLENSHTNSEVVRNMGYASQAMKKVHESMDLNKIDDLMDDINEQKDVAREINDAISRPQGDDFDEDELLAELEELEQEQMDDSMKSMGGLPSVPSGRLPSASTSYRATTKRREDEDDMRMLASWAT; translated from the exons atgagcaaaatatccAAACTCTTCAAGGGGGTCTCCGGCTCGTCCAGCTCGTCCAAGTCCAAACACCGGGCCAGAGGAGGACCTTCGCCCCATGAAGCCATCCACAAGCTGAGGGACACCGAGGACATGTTGACCAAGAAGCAGGACTACCTGGAGAAGAGGATCGAGCAGGAAGTGGCGATAGCTAAGAAACATGGCACACGAAATAAGAggg CCGCCCTGCAGGCGTTGAAGAGGAAGAAGCGTCTGGAGCAGCAGCTCACCCAAATCGACGGCACCCTCTCCACCATCGAGTTCCAGAGGGAATCGCTGGAGAACTCGCACACCAACTCCGAGGTGGTGAGGAACATGGGCTACGCCTCCCAGGCCATGAAGAAAGTCCACGAAAGCat GGACCTGAACAAGATTGACGATCTGATGGATGACATCAACGAGCAGAAGGACGTGGCCCGCGAGATCAACGACGCCATTTCTAGACCGCAGGGTGACGATTTTGACGag GATGAGCTGCTGGCCGAGCTGGAAGAGCTGGAACAGGAGCAGATGGACGACAGCATGAAGAGCATGGGGGGCCTGCCCTCGGTGCCCAGCGGCAGACTGCCGTCAGCAAGCACGTCTTACCGCGCAA ccaCCAAAAGGCGCGAAGACGAGGACGACATGCGAATGCTGGCTTCATGGGCGACATAA